The following coding sequences lie in one Spinacia oleracea cultivar Varoflay chromosome 1, BTI_SOV_V1, whole genome shotgun sequence genomic window:
- the LOC110779190 gene encoding UPF0481 protein At3g47200 has translation MTDKITTDVEVSIRRQLESLVQSGSSNQCIYRVPEHLRKVKLECYEPLVVSIGPLYHDNPTLLSSHDLKLRHLQCFLNFDVSTNGINAKSLGQYIDIIRGLEKLARSYYAEKITLCSDEFVEMVLIDAAFIIFLFMEFSNHFILRSHPMENKYDVMLQVHQDLFLEENQLPFFVISRLFDEALGEAYPNITFKDVTCDFIGNSFFPGREVAQTTGKDRLTKVSNIKHLVHVLRICCLPTKLRYELPENKNSLDSDEFPLTAKELKALGVKFMASESKVLLDITFSEGVLYIPTLTIQDLTESNLRSIVFFEQCHHFYDSYVIDYLFFLDALIHTSEDVQILAQHGIIKHWLGSNDDVATLFNRITKNLTMKNPGFYYAQVCQDLKVYPTTMSMSRKNKWKAVFKRDYFDYYPWSITVLIILVALQVYSGFMK, from the coding sequence ATGACGGATAAAATCACCACGGATGTGGAAGTCTCAATCCGACGTCAGCTTGAATCATTGGTTCAATCTGGCAGCTCTAACCAATGCATTTACAGAGTGCCTGAACATTTACGAAAGGTAAAACTAGAATGTTACGAGCCTCTAGTTGTTTCAATTGGTCCTTTGTACCATGACAATCCAACCCTATTATCATCGCATGACCTAAAACTAAGGCATCTTCAATGCTTCCTAAATTTCGACGTCTCCACAAATGGCATCAATGCTAAATCCTTAGGTCAATATATTGACATTATTAGAGGATTGGAGAAGCTAGCGCGTTCCTATTACGCAGAAAAGATAACTCTTTGTAGTGATGAATTTGTGGAAATGGTATTAATTGATGCTGCATTCATCATCTTTTTATTTATGGAATTTTCCAATCATTTTATTCTCCGATCACATCCTATGGAAAACAAGTATGATGTAATGTTACAAGTGCACCAAGATTTATTTCTTGAAGAAAATCAGTTACCCTTTTTTGTCATAAGCCGTCTATTCGACGAAGCACTTGGTGAAGCCTATCCCAATATTACCTTCAAAGATGTTACTTGTGATTTCATAGGCAATAGTTTTTTCCCTGGAAGAGAAGTCGCTCAAACAACCGGTAAAGACAGATTAACGAAGGTGTCAAACATTAAGCATCTTGTTCATGTGTTAAGGATTTGTTGTTTACCCACGAAGCTCCGGTATGAATTACCCGAAAACAAGAATAGTTTAGATTCTGATGAATTTCCCTTAACTGCCAAGGAGCTTAAGGCATTAGGAGTGAAATTTATGGCAAGTGAAAGTAAGGTTTTATTAGATATTACATTTTCTGAAGGGGTTTTATATATTCCAACATTGACGATTCAAGACCTTACCGAATCTAATCTTCGAAGCATCGTGTTTTTCGAACAATGTCACCATTTTTACGATTCTTATGTAATCGACTATTTGTTTTTCCTGGATGCATTGATACACACTTCGGAAGACGTGCAAATTCTGGCTCAACATGGAATAATCAAGCATTGGCTTGGGAGTAACGACGATGTGGCTACTCTGTTTAATCGAATCACAAAGAACCTAACCATGAAAAACCCGGGATTTTACTACGCTCAAGTTTGTCAAGATTTGAAAGTGTATCCTACCACCATGTCCATGTCGAGGAAGAATAAATGGAAGGCTGTTTTTAAGAGAGACTACTTTGATTATTATCCATGGTCTATCACAGTGCTTATAATACTCGTAGCATTACAGGTTTATAGTGGTTTTATGAAATAG
- the LOC130465462 gene encoding protein FAR1-RELATED SEQUENCE 5-like has product MNKEVSLFVEGSESMLMMKEAKNEDEAYDLYNEYAFSKGFGIRVWKGRKRQNSELYTMKRFLCSCEGIKDKKRKRTRSYARLDTRTGCTAFVQFSIGKDGVWTVVNHNMIYNHAMVPLNKRHLIRSQRKVSKETLYFMSTLKASGVKVSDTLRVLRKEVGGSPMVGFKASDAYNALSRAKANKLEGHDCHQLIKYFAQRNSSEEGFYYDFELSEEEGLLSFFWRDGRMKRDYDYFGDLLVFDTTYRTNKYDMICAPFVGMNHHSNNVMFGMGFVINEKTESFNWLFQTFLTSMGGKPPITIMTDQAPSIAAGIRNFFPDARHRLCTWHIGENSKKHIGQYRALDGFCDIFNYLLKYCETAAEFEYHWPRMLTHYKCVENPWLKNLYKIREMWCPIYSKNYWSGGVLSSQRCETTNKSVSHRLDKTQGLCDFYHVFLDVISEWRSKDNGHDYRNWKGRPEVAAANCGILFHARKIYTIEAYVFFEEQFLKGMACSQEEKRGNTATEKSYYVWRPKKDLIKHEVQFNQETFAVDCTCQYFTEMGFLCSHVLRIYHVHCVPEIPNLYILKRWTKAAMCSHLVEDDGEKSNIVAASVWRAQTLRNFVKLVMSSQDSLQARAEVDSAFGLLKEKVESIRGTVDFSNPKEAKGNWRRRKAKFTDATRFKAQSAVMELDEVGAPVIFSNSLNDSSDLVVLDPSLFQVDASFLKPPPKYFRRGAVVDKNVESSDKENNSTNETSNDSYVHGSTKTDACTKVNAPSATKAPSANKAPLATKGTSATKAKKDKQRYEYDIRNAFDLGLSPSPMVTKVSSVTKAPSCTEAKAQGPIHASEIIQVVPKVQGSIQAEKITQVGPKVQGPKVSLVTKPPLGTKGSHQSAIDQAYLKFKYDAFLALFDESMAAEEAIKSQGFSNY; this is encoded by the exons ATGAATAAGGAAGTAAGTCTTTTTGTTGAAGGGTCAGAATCTATGTTAATGATGAAGGAAGCTAAAAATGAAGATGAAGCTTATGATTTGTATAATGAATATGCTTTTAGTAAAGGTTTTGGTATTAGGGTTTGGAAAGGTCGGAAGCGTCAAAACAGTGAACTTTATACTATGAAACGGTTCTTGTGTAGCTGCGAAGGGATTAAAGATAAAAAAAGGAAGAGAACAAGGTCTTATGCTAGATTGGATACGCGTACTGGGTGTACTGCTTTTGTTCAGTTTTCTATTGGTAAAGATGGTGTGTGGACGGTTGTGAATCATAATATGATTTATAACCATGCTATGgttcctctaaataagaggcaTTTGATAAGATCACAAAGGAAGGTTAGTAAGGAGACTCTTTACTTTATGTCTACTTTAAAAGCTAGTGGTGTTAAAGTGTCTGATAccttgagggttttgaggaaagAAGTAGGCGGATCACCTATGGTCGGTTTTAAAGCTAGTGATGCTTATAATGCTTTATCACGTGCAAAAGCTAATAAACTTGAAGGTCATGACTGTCATCAGTTAATCAAGTATTTTGCTCAGAGAAATTCCAGTGAAGAAGGTTTTTATTATGACTTTGAGCTTAGTGAAGAAGAGGGACTTTTAAGTTTCTTTTGGCGTGATGGTAGGATGAAGAGAGATTATGATTATTTTGGGGATTTATTGGTTTTTGATACTACTTATAGGACCAATAAATATGATATGATTTGTGCTCCTTTTGTTGGTATGAACCATCATTCTAATAATGTTATGTTTGGAATGGGTTTTGTTATCAATGAAAAAACAGAATCTTTTAATTGGCTTTTTCAAACTTTCCTTACATCAATGGGTGGAAAGCCCCCAATAACCATTATGACAGACCAAGCTCCATCCATTGCTGCCGGGATAAGGAATTTTTTTCCAGATGCTAGACATAGATTATGTACGTGGCATATTGGGGAGAATTCAAAGAAGCATATTGGGCAGTATAGAGCTTTAGATGGTTTTTGTGACATATTCAATTATCTTCTGAAGTATTGTGAAACTGCTGCTGAATTTGAATATCATTGGCCAag AATGTTGACTCACTATAAATGCGTTGAAAATCCATGGTTGAAGAATTTATATAAAATCAGAGAGATGTGGTGTCCTATTTATTCTAAGAACTATTGGTCTGGTGGTGTGTTATCATCACAGCGTTGTGAAACTACCAACAAGTCAGTTTCCCATCGACTTGATAAGACACAAGGGCTATGTGATTTTTATCATGTTTTTTTGGATGTTATTTCTGAGTGGAGGAGCAAAGATAATGGTCATGACTACAGAAATTGGAAAGGTAGACCAGAAGTTGCAGCTGCAAATTGCGGAATTCTTTTTCATGCGAGAAAGATTTACACTATAGAAGCATATGTTTTTTTTGAAGAACAATTTCTTAAAGGGATGGCATGTTCTCAAGAAGAAAAACGCGGAAACACAGCTACAGAGAAAAGTTATTATGTGTGGAGGCCTAAAAAAGACTTGATTAAGCATGAAGTTCAGTTTAACCAAGAGACTTTTGCAGTGGATTGTACTTGTCAGTACTTTACTGAAATGGGTTTTTTATGTTCTCATGTGCTTCGTATTTATCATGTGCATTGTGTCCCAGAGATTCCCAATCTTTATATATTGAAGAGGTGGACAAAAGCGGCTATGTGTAGTCATTTGGTTGAAGATGATGGTGAAAAGTCTAATATAGTTGCGGCTTCTGTTTGGAGGGCACAAACCCTTAGGAATTTTGTTAAGCTTGTTATGTCTAGTCAAGATTCTCTTCAAGCTAGGGCTGAGGTTGATTCTGCCTTTGGTCTTTTAAAAGAAAAAGTGGAGAGTATTAGGGGTACTGTTGATTTTTCTAATCCTAAAGAGG CTAAAGGGAATTGGAGGAGGAGAAAAGCAAAATTTACAGATGCAACAAGGTTTAAGGCTCAATCTGCAGTCATg gagttggatgaagttggTGCCCCTGTGATTTTCTCTAATTCTCTTAATGACTCATCTGATCTAGTTGTACTAGATCCTTCACTATTTCAG GTTGATGCTTCTTTTCTGAAGCCACCtccaaaatattttagaagAGGTGCTGTTGTTGATAAAAATGTAGAATCATCGGACAAG gaaaacaattcaacaaatgAAACCTCAAATGATTCATATGTTCATGGAAGTACTAAAACCGATGCATGTACAAAAGTTAATGCACCATCGGCTACTAAAGCACCATCGGCTAATAAAGCACCATTGGCTACTAAAGGAACATCAGCTACTAAAGCAAAAAAGGATAAGCAGAGATATGAGTATGATATCAGGAATGCATTTGACTTGGGACTTTCACCATCACCGATGGTTACTAAAGTTTCATCTGTTACTAAAGCTCCATCTTGTACTGAAGCTAAAGCTCAAGGACCTATTCATGCTtcagaaattattcaagtaGTACCTAAAGTTCAAGGATCTATTCAGGCTGAAAAAATTACTCAAGTTGGACCTAAGGTTCAAGGACCTAAAGTTTCATTGGTTACTAAACCTCCGTTGGGTACTAAAGGATCTCATCAATCTGCTATTGATCAAGcttatttgaaattcaagtaTGATGCATTTTTAGCTCTTTTTGATGAATCAATGGCTGCTGAAGAAGCCATTAAAAGTCAAGGATTTAGTAACTATTGA